The following proteins come from a genomic window of Canis lupus dingo isolate Sandy chromosome 20, ASM325472v2, whole genome shotgun sequence:
- the DDA1 gene encoding DET1- and DDB1-associated protein 1 isoform X2, whose translation MPAVWAIYSSWDFLKGLPVYNKSNFSRFHADSVCKASNRRPSVYLPTREYPSEQIIVTEKTNILLRYLHQQWDKKNAAKKRDQEQVDLEGESSAPPRKVARTDSPDMHEDT comes from the exons ATTTTTTGAAAGGACTGCCTGTCTACAACAAAAGCAATTTTAGTCGATTTCATGCTGACTCTGTGTGCAAAGCTTCG AACCGGCGTCCTTCAGTCTACCTGCCCACCCGGGAGTACCCATCTGAACAGA TCATCGTGACAGAAAAGACAAACATCCTTTTGCGCTACCTACATCAGCAATGGGACAAAAAG AATGCCGCAAAGAAGAGAGACCAGGAGCAAGTGGACCTTGAGGGTGAGAGCTCTGCACCCCCCCGCAAGGTCGCACGGACCGATAGCCCGGACATGCATGAGGACACTTAA
- the DDA1 gene encoding DET1- and DDB1-associated protein 1 isoform X5: protein MADFLKGLPVYNKSNFSRFHADSVCKASNRRPSVYLPTREYPSEQIIVTEKTNILLRYLHQQWDKKNAAKKRDQEQVDLEGESSAPPRKVARTDSPDMHEDT from the exons GCAGATTTTTTGAAAGGACTGCCTGTCTACAACAAAAGCAATTTTAGTCGATTTCATGCTGACTCTGTGTGCAAAGCTTCG AACCGGCGTCCTTCAGTCTACCTGCCCACCCGGGAGTACCCATCTGAACAGA TCATCGTGACAGAAAAGACAAACATCCTTTTGCGCTACCTACATCAGCAATGGGACAAAAAG AATGCCGCAAAGAAGAGAGACCAGGAGCAAGTGGACCTTGAGGGTGAGAGCTCTGCACCCCCCCGCAAGGTCGCACGGACCGATAGCCCGGACATGCATGAGGACACTTAA
- the DDA1 gene encoding DET1- and DDB1-associated protein 1 isoform X3, which translates to MAHTCSADFLKGLPVYNKSNFSRFHADSVCKASNRRPSVYLPTREYPSEQIIVTEKTNILLRYLHQQWDKKNAAKKRDQEQVDLEGESSAPPRKVARTDSPDMHEDT; encoded by the exons GCAGATTTTTTGAAAGGACTGCCTGTCTACAACAAAAGCAATTTTAGTCGATTTCATGCTGACTCTGTGTGCAAAGCTTCG AACCGGCGTCCTTCAGTCTACCTGCCCACCCGGGAGTACCCATCTGAACAGA TCATCGTGACAGAAAAGACAAACATCCTTTTGCGCTACCTACATCAGCAATGGGACAAAAAG AATGCCGCAAAGAAGAGAGACCAGGAGCAAGTGGACCTTGAGGGTGAGAGCTCTGCACCCCCCCGCAAGGTCGCACGGACCGATAGCCCGGACATGCATGAGGACACTTAA
- the DDA1 gene encoding DET1- and DDB1-associated protein 1 isoform X4, producing MEADFLKGLPVYNKSNFSRFHADSVCKASNRRPSVYLPTREYPSEQIIVTEKTNILLRYLHQQWDKKNAAKKRDQEQVDLEGESSAPPRKVARTDSPDMHEDT from the exons GCAGATTTTTTGAAAGGACTGCCTGTCTACAACAAAAGCAATTTTAGTCGATTTCATGCTGACTCTGTGTGCAAAGCTTCG AACCGGCGTCCTTCAGTCTACCTGCCCACCCGGGAGTACCCATCTGAACAGA TCATCGTGACAGAAAAGACAAACATCCTTTTGCGCTACCTACATCAGCAATGGGACAAAAAG AATGCCGCAAAGAAGAGAGACCAGGAGCAAGTGGACCTTGAGGGTGAGAGCTCTGCACCCCCCCGCAAGGTCGCACGGACCGATAGCCCGGACATGCATGAGGACACTTAA